From Woronichinia naegeliana WA131, the proteins below share one genomic window:
- a CDS encoding class I SAM-dependent methyltransferase, giving the protein MSVDSQTEYIDALIDLHRGIERKGPGDNAFSLNILSNLSTLPPHPQIADLGCGSGAGALLLAQYYQSPVMAVDFALGFIDELKIRAKQCELEHLIKPIHGDMAKLDWADGSIDLLWSEGAAYNLGFEQALAIWRSLLTNTGIAVISEMSWFADHVPEPAALYWQNAYPMIANEAENSDRAHRSGFKVISTHRLPSQAWWKNYYEPLRERMSQVEISPVIQLVIDEIEEEMNLFERFSDFYGYTFYVLQVRQ; this is encoded by the coding sequence ATGAGTGTAGATTCGCAAACCGAGTACATTGACGCTTTGATTGACTTACATCGAGGGATTGAACGGAAAGGACCTGGCGACAATGCTTTCTCACTCAATATTTTGAGCAACCTCTCTACTTTACCTCCCCATCCGCAGATAGCCGATCTGGGATGCGGGAGTGGTGCTGGCGCGTTGCTACTTGCACAATATTATCAAAGCCCTGTTATGGCGGTAGATTTTGCATTGGGTTTTATTGATGAACTCAAGATTCGTGCGAAACAATGTGAACTGGAGCATCTGATCAAGCCGATTCATGGTGACATGGCAAAGCTCGATTGGGCAGATGGTTCGATTGATTTACTTTGGTCTGAAGGGGCTGCTTATAATCTTGGGTTTGAGCAAGCTTTGGCAATCTGGCGATCGCTGCTTACAAACACAGGCATTGCGGTTATATCGGAAATGAGTTGGTTTGCCGATCATGTACCAGAACCTGCTGCTTTGTACTGGCAAAATGCCTATCCGATGATTGCTAACGAGGCAGAGAATAGCGATCGGGCGCATCGTTCTGGCTTTAAGGTGATTTCTACGCATCGGCTTCCAAGTCAGGCTTGGTGGAAAAATTATTACGAACCACTGCGCGAACGGATGAGTCAGGTGGAAATTTCACCCGTCATTCAATTAGTTATCGATGAAATTGAAGAGGAGATGAACCTATTTGAGAGATTTAGCGACTTTTATGGATATACGTTCTATGTGCTACAAGTACGACAGTGA